Below is a genomic region from Zea mays cultivar B73 chromosome 9, Zm-B73-REFERENCE-NAM-5.0, whole genome shotgun sequence.
AGGAAGCAAATCAGCATGCAGGTCTTCCGCTACTCCAGTCCGAGCAACGACACGGGTTTTGCTCCCCCTCGCAGAAAAGGAGGAGGGCAGCAGACGACGAGGACCGTAGCTCGGACGGATTACCCATATAGTACCTCTGATGCAGCTCTGCTCTCCTATATAATGATCTGATCTGCTTGTGTATGTGCAAGTCCTCCTGGATCACACTCCACCACGATTGCCAAGTGTCAAATCAGCAGGCGTGGGCGTACGATCTGGACACGGCAGCAGGAGCCTTTGGGCCGTCGTTACACGCACCTATCCATCTCATCTCCGCGGCACACGGCACGACACGATCGTGGTTGGTGTTGGTTACACGCGCCTATATCGCCGGTTCGGCCGCACGTCCGcctcctcctctcctcccctcttcTCACTCAGCTCACCAGTGCTCGCTCACCTTTCCCCTCCCTTTCCTTTCCTTTGCTTTCCTATCCTTGTGCCCTCGAACTCGAATCGGAAACCCAGCCAGCCATGTCGTACTACGGCGACCGGCGCGCGGAGTCGTCGATCGTGGAGGCGTTCACGCTGTCGCCGCTGCCGTACCCGGTGATCCTGGTGCTGCTGATGGTGACGCTGCTGCTGGGCGCCTCGTGGTTCTTCACGTACGACGACTTCATCGAggaggcgtcgcagcagctgagCTGGGCGCTGCTGGGCGTGCCCATCGCGCTCGTCCTCCTCATCCGCTGGATCTCCTCCGTCGACTCCTTCGAGGGCTACCTGGGCTTCTACCCGAGGGAGAGCCGCTGGAAGGGCCGCTACGAGCGGGGCCCCGCCGAGGGCAGCTCGCCCTGGGGCGTCGCCttgctcgtcctcctcctcctcgtgcTCGCCAGCTTCCACTCCACCATCCACGACATGTGGGGGCCGTGAACGGCCGGATGTGGGTCCTGCTCCTGTTCGATTCCACGCGCGCACGTATGCGATTGTACTGCTGGTTGCTGCTTGATCGATCGATGGATCGATGATTCCATGTACATATTTGATAGGGGGATGCTGCTGCTAGGCTATTAGCTGCAGGCTAtagagtttgagggtgatataCTTATCAGTTTGCTGCCTGTAAGACTGGTTTTGGTTTTGCTATAATCGTGATGTATTCAGATGTACAGTACCCTCTTTGCTTTGGTTTCCCTGTCTTGGAATTGACTGCTGGAACCGTCTCATGCTTTGTCTCCTCTCTCAATTTCCGCTAAGCGTGTGAGCTACTGAACTGTACGTGGACAATACATTCATTACACGGTCGGTGGGGTGGACGTCTGAGATTCTTTACTTGGCCAGCGCTCATCGTCAACATGGAAACAGCTGTTGGCCTGGCCTGGTTCCTGGGAGTATATAATGATATACTGCAAACGTGCCACTGCAAGTACATAGGCGATCATGCATGTCATATATGTATAGCAGGACTAATTAACGGGCATGCATATGCACAGAGAAAGGGATAGTACTAGTAGATGTGATAAGAGCGGGCGGGCACTACTGCATTCGGCGGCGGCAATCATGCCACTCGCTCGCCTCCTACTACTCTTATCTTTCCGTTtggccatatacttggatggatcaGACTTCGGAGTTCAGACCGCGCTGAGAGTTGCGCGTCTGCATTGTCAGCCCTCCGATGCTTGTCCGGCCACTCCTCGTGCTGCAGAAGCAGACAGCGCTTCGACGGACACGCGGAGGGAGGAAGACAAGGAGCGGTGGCGGTGGGTGGTTGGGCCGTCGCTTTTACTATGCTCGGGAAAAAAGAAATCCAATTTCCAGCATAAAGAAAAGCTGCTGCCGCAGCAGCTTCTAGGGGATTTGCAACGTTGGCAGCCCCTCGACCAGACCAGCGGACCGGCTGCTGCGTCCGCGGTGTCCAGCCGACCAACGGACTCATCTCGATTGGAAATCTGAGGGGGAAAAGCTTCAATCCAGTTTGAACACAGTTTCACCCTCCGCCCGGCCTCCGAAACTCGTTTTCCGTCCACTCCATCCATCGCCCTCGGAGCCCAACCGACCCAGCTCGCGTTCCCTCTCTCCTGTCTCCTCGTCATCCTGTGTGGCTCGCGAAGCAACAACGCATCACCATGCACCACTGCCGCGCGCCGGGCGGTGCGTCGGCGATACGGTTCGTGCGGTGTCGTCGGCACACGTCCATCGCCGATTCGCCATCGGCAGAACAGAAACCTAGCTAGCGGCTccagcgctctctctctctctctctgtgcgTAATGGACGACGTTAGGTTCCGTCGCAATGATTCAGAGAGGCCACGCCACAGCAATTAACGGCGAACCGGGCCCGGGCGGCACCCATCATGGGAGTGGGAGGGAGCAAGGCCTTAACTTGGGCCTGCCTCTCTCTCTGCTGACTGCTGGTCCTGTGGATGCCTTACGCTTAGCACTAGCAGCAGCTAGCTGTAACGATTCCTCCATCGGCTACCGACACTGCTTAATTTACCTCCGTTAAACAAAAGCGGAAATTAATAAAAGGATCTATGCGTGGCTCGCAGTTGCAGATTCGCACCGACTTGTTCGGCCCTTTGATCGCCCGCTGCCCGGTCGGTGCGTGCGTGTGGTGTGGTGTGGCTGAGGCTATCGGCAAGTGTtccccctaaatttttccccctatatcacttttttggttcacatcatcaacatttcaccccctatttttttatctcccgcagcggttccccctaaatagtcCTCCTATATCCCACtatactataaaatatcattttctatacataCTTTTCATCTACTAtacattttttatctactaacaaatgGAATTGGGCCCACGTGAACAGTGTTtagagggaggagagagagaacgcTAGAACGAGGGGGAGAGAGAACGTTACCTCTTCGTAGAGCGCTGGCTAGGGTCAGCCGCTGCGGCGTTGGGAGGCGCCTTGTAGCCGCCATGCGAGCTACAGGGCAAGGGGAGGGGGCGTCGCGCCGCGTCCGTTGCGGCCAGTCTCAGATTTCATGTGGCCATCCAACTCAGCTCGCTCAAAAAGCGGCCATACCAGGACCAGGGCATAAGCTCCCAACCGTACCTCGTAACCGTGGAGGAAATGAACTTTCGAGCTAGTAGTACTTATTATTAGTAGCCTGTGAAAGGAACCGGAGATGGCTTGTCCATCTACTAGTACTGGCCAGCCAACTTTTTTGGATTTTAGCCCTTTTTGAGTTTTTTTTGCACAACTATGCCCTTtacagtttcatttcaaaaaatggaccccaacctcggcgccatcatcattggcgccgaggtaacacacatCGACGCCAGTACCATTGGCGCCAACTTTTCCTACGTGGCAGCCGATGTGGCAAGTCCCAGGGGTCGGCGCCaaagatcttggcgccgacccccttGACGGTGGGGTCCGGTGCTATCCaggggggtcggcgccaagatctatggcgtcgACCACCTGAGACTTGCCACATCGGCTGCCACGTAGGAAAAGTCGGCGCCAATTATGTTGGCGTCACTATGTATTACCTCGGCGCCAATAATGACGGCGCCGAGGtaagggtccattttttgaaatgaaactacaAAGGGCATAATTGTGCAAAAGAAACCCCggaagggctaaaatacaaaaaagttGGTACTGGCCAACCCGCGCGGCCACCACCGTTCGGCAGCGGGGCACGGCGTCGTGCGCGGTGGGCCGTGGGCGCAACACCGTCCCGTCTGCGCGGCGTGGTAGCTTTTTCGTCTTTATATTTAAAAGTATTCAAAAAAATAAAACTATATGCCGCATTCACGTTTTTTTAAAAACAATGGATATCTGTCATCTGTTGGGTTGGCAGAGACATGT
It encodes:
- the LOC100278495 gene encoding uncharacterized protein LOC100278495, with product MSYYGDRRAESSIVEAFTLSPLPYPVILVLLMVTLLLGASWFFTYDDFIEEASQQLSWALLGVPIALVLLIRWISSVDSFEGYLGFYPRESRWKGRYERGPAEGSSPWGVALLVLLLLVLASFHSTIHDMWGP